A DNA window from Anastrepha ludens isolate Willacy chromosome 6, idAnaLude1.1, whole genome shotgun sequence contains the following coding sequences:
- the LOC128868361 gene encoding mediator of RNA polymerase II transcription subunit 9 — translation MELSPGGQPVDKKPILTPDGLLLTPIGNNTAAEQNSNPLSPTTSGNTNLTAILPVIYEIIRCVEKDPLDNATKQRESQECSQKILELQKRFEIARTEVKQLPGIDYNKEEQLQRLELLRNQLKLKQQLIRKYKGTQL, via the exons ATGGAATTATCACCTGGAGGACAGCCCGTGgataaaaaaccaattttgacgCCCGATGGACTTTTGCTAACACCTATTGGCaacaataccgctgcagaacaAAACTCCAATCCATTGTCTCCGACAACAAGCGGCAATACCAATTTGACAGCGATTTTACCTGTCATATACGAAATAATTCGGTG TGTGGAAAAGGATCCCCTTGATAACGCAACCAAACAACGGGAGTCCCAGGAGTGTAGCCAGAAA ATATTGGAATTACAGAAACGCTTTGAGATCGCAAGAACTGAGGTAAAACAATTGCCTGGTATAGACTACAATAAGGAGGAACAACTTCAAAGGTTGGAACTGCTACGAAATCAGctaaaactaaaacaacaacTCATTCGTAAATACAAAGGCACACAGCTTTAA
- the LOC128868362 gene encoding protein NCBP2AS2 homolog has translation MVFRFLLRYLANNEQLIQRMAESYPMRRAAQMVVSIMYRSKNMAQERGIHDMTPERFKSFISFFKDNIKKEIEGVKDQMKKKPF, from the exons ATGGTTTTTCGGTTTTTGCTGCGTTATTTGGCTAATAATGAACAGTTAATTCAGCGCATGGCAGAAAGTTATCCAATGCGGCGCGCTGCTCAAATGGTTGTATCCATTATGTATCGTAGCAAGAATATGGCTCAGGAGCGCGGCATACATGACATGACGCCCGAACGTTTCAA GtcatttatatcattttttaaagataatattAAGAAAGAAATAGAAGGGGTGAAAGACCAAATGAAAAAGAAACCCTTCTAG
- the LOC128868358 gene encoding GTP-binding protein 1 has product MSESNPLSPVDGRSAAEFTSAYAVGDFERLHSPKVDYSSICGKKVLVSPTEEQFELLKKRLEERIVDCRGETIYEIGIGEDGSDNGLDEGEYSASVATLQSLATTIDADVVLLRQRKVEKGLAGQYLVRRRVDTSDFMEIRVAVVGNVDAGKSTLLGVLTHGELDNGRGHARQRLFRHKHEMETGRTSSVGNDILGFDSVGNVVNKPDHGTLDWVKICEKSAKVITFIDLAGHERYLKTTVFGMTGHAPDFGMLMIGANAGIVGMTKEHLGLALALSVPVFVVVTKIDMCPPNVLQDNLKLLFKILKSQGCRKVPVMVKNADDVVLSATNFVSQRLCPIFQVSNVTGDNLELLKMFLNLLTTRMTGQDNLPAEFQIDDTYSVPGVGTVVSGTCLQGLIKLNDTLMLGPDALGNFIQIAVKSIHRKRMNVKEVRGGQTASFALKKIKRSQIRKGMVMVSPELKPQACWEFEGEILVLHHPTTISSRYQAMVHCGSIRQTASIINMSKDCLRTGDKAHVKFRFIKHPEYIRIGQRMVFREGRTKAVGNVLKPITNSIAVQHRMKPNKMQARCQNHGQGNSHPTPQNQNQNPNVQAAIFKNGKQPTDIDGMKQNLDGVLESCVDKRDLRSGKQQKRNSSHNTSTVPVGGISMGGSLSDLQSQTNSSHIAVKK; this is encoded by the exons ATGAGTGAGAGCAATCCCTTATCACCGGTCGACGGACGCAGTGCCGCTGAGTTTACATCAGCATATGCTGTTGGTGATTTCGAGCGTCTCCACAGCCCTAAAGTTGATTATTCAAGTATTTGTGGTAAGAAAGTGTTAGTTAGTCCTACGGAGGAGCAATTTGAGCTGCTAAAAAAGAGGCTAGAAGAACGCATAGTGGATTGCCGAGGCGAAACCATTTACGAAATTGGCATTGGAGAAG ATGGCAGCGATAATGGTTTAGATGAGGGAGAGTATAGCGCATCAGTGGCGACATTGCAATCATTAGCAACAACAATTGATGCTGATGTAGTATTACTGCGGCAGCGCAAAGTCGAAAAAGGTTTGGCTGGACAGTATTTGGTAAGAAGGCGCGTTGACACCTctgattttatggaaattcg CGTTGCAGTTGTTGGAAATGTTGATGCAGGCAAATCTACTTTGCTTGGGGTACTTACACATGGTGAGTTGGATAACGGGCGCGGGCATGCTCGACAAAGATTGTTTCGACACAAGCATGAGATGGAAACGGGACGCACCAGCTCTGTAGGGAATGATATATTAG GTTTTGATAGTGTTGGAAATGTTGTTAACAAGCCTGATCATGGCACTCTGGACTGGGTCAAGATATGCGAAAAATCCGCGAAAGTTATTACATTCATTGACTTGGCGGGACATGAACGCTATTTAAAAACAACAGTATTTGGCATGACAGGGCATGCTCCAGACTTTGGAATGCTAATG ATAGGTGCTAATGCGGGTATAGTGGGCATGACAAAAGAGCATTTAGGACTGGCATTAGCATTATCAGTGCCAGTATTTGTTGTCGTTACTAAAATTGATATGTGTCCACCCAATGTTTTGCAAGATAACTTAAAACTACTATTCAAGATATTAAAGTCACAAGGTTGTCGCAAAGTACCTGTAATGGTCAAAAACGCCGATGATGTGGTTTTAAGTGCTACAAATTTTGTATCTCAACGTTTATGCCCAATTTTTCAAGTTTCAAATGTTACTGGAGATAATTTGGAActactaaaaatgtttttgaatttgttAACGACACGTATGACTGGTCAAGACAACTTGCCGGCAGAATTTCAAATTGATGATACCTACTCAGTACCTGGCGTGGGAACAGTTGTTTCTGGAACTTGCCTCCAAGGCCTAATAAAACTAAATGATACACTTATGCTGGGACCGGATGCATTGGGAAACTTTAtacaaattgcagtaaaaagtATTCATCGAAAACGGATGAACGTCAAGGAAGTGCGAGGTGGTCAAACTGCCAGTTTTGCTctgaaaaaaatcaaacgaTCTCAAATACGCAAAGGAATG GTAATGGTTAGTCCAGAATTAAAACCTCAAGCATGCTGGGAATTCGAAGGGGAAATTCTTGTATTACATCATCCAACCACCATATCCTCTCGCTATCAAGCAATGGTTCACTGCGGAAGTATTCGACAAACGGCATCTATTATCAATATGTCGAAAGATTGTTTACGTACTGGGGACAAAGCACATGTAAAATTTCGCTTCATAAAGCATCCAGAGTATATACGAATAGGCCAGAGAATGGTGTTTCGGGAGGGGCGCACTAAAGCAGTGGGAAACGTCCTGAAACCCATTACAAACTCGATTGCCGTACAACACCGAATGAAGCCGAATAAAATGCAGGCGCGATGCCAGAATCATGGCCAAGGAAACTCGCATCCAACACCACaaaatcaaaaccaaaatcCCAACGTGCAGGCagctatatttaaaaatggaaagCAACCGACAGACATTGATGGGATGAAACAGAATTTAGATGGAGTGCTTGAGAGCTGTGTTGATAAGCGCGACTTGCGTAGTGGTAAGCAGCAGAAGCGCAATTCATCCCATAATACAAGCACTGTACCGGTTGGTGGAATAAGCATGGGCGGCTCCTTAAGTGATTTACAGTCTCAAACAAATAGCTCACATATCGCTGTAAAGAAGTAA
- the LOC128868360 gene encoding transcription factor BTF3 homolog 4, with the protein MNPEKLKKLQAHVRIGGKGTPRRKKKIVHSTPATDDKKLQSSLKKLSVNTIPGIEEVNIIKNDGTVIHFNNPKAQASLPTNTFAITGHGENKSISEMLPGILTQLGPQDITQLKKIATEFANKGAAAAGLSSVSSAAVDDDVPDLVQNFEEVAIGGASAAAKGVDITSTTESTPKTEEVPVA; encoded by the coding sequence ATGAATCCcgagaaattgaaaaagttgCAAGCGCATGTGCGTATTGGTGGAAAGGGTACTCCACGTCGCAAGAAGAAGATTGTGCACTCGACTCCTGCTACCGATGACAAGAAATTACAGTCGTCGCTAAAAAAATTGTCGGTGAACACAATTCCAGGGATTGAAGAAGTTAATATAATCAAAAATGATGGCACCGTCATTCACTTCAATAACCCTAAAGCACAGGCATCTCTTCCAACAAATACATTCGCTATTACTGGACATGGGGAAAACAAGTCTATTTCAGAAATGTTGCCAGGAATTTTAACACAGTTGGGGCCTCAGGACATCACACAATTGAAAAAGATCGCAACGGAATTCGCTAATAAAGGTGCCGCAGCTGCCGGTTTATCGAGCGTATCTTCAGCTGCAGTTGATGACGATGTTCCAGATTTAGTGCAGAACTTTGAAGAAGTGGCCATTGGGGGTGCATCAGCCGCTGCAAAAGGTGTAGATATCACTAGCACAACTGAGTCAACACCGAAAACTGAAGAGGTTCCTGTGGCCTAA